The proteins below are encoded in one region of Streptomyces marianii:
- a CDS encoding outer membrane protein assembly factor BamB family protein: MEALREALQDGDPRRIGPYTTLARLRATASAVQYVGRDEAAGGEPVVLSLAREELAALPAFRSRFSAEARTAEGLAGGWVTAPLDLSTDGSELWTAYAYVPAVTLSEAIALAGPLPERAVRTLGAGLAETLSRVHAAGTVLHGLAPATVLLVSDGPRLSAFGALGAAAHAEPAPGGGLSVRLGYLTPEQLAGEPPGTASDLFVLGLLLAYAATGTTPFPDGRAIAGAAPELDGVPDRLRDVVASCLAKSPADRPTAGGAAAALALEGAAALAKEGWLPEPVLTALSGQADAVARLARGDRAAVPRDASPVAQALSPGGTAGAEAPPQDADASGQTSATAVIREGGQATATAATDASGQTTATAPGDASGQATATAPGDASGQATATAPGDASGQATATAPGDASGQATATAPGDASGQATATAPGDASRTALPAQDATGQTTATAPGDATGQTTATAPGDATGQTTATAPGDASRTALPAQDAGGGRPAPLAAPSGDATGAGLPPQDAPGTGPEDGRGRDTPALSPADVRRVDRVTAALGIPRVRSAPEDATAGRARSAAPGVLPVGGSHAATIAPDAPPAHGAEPVTAAQGALPAAAPDPVPPAPEAPAGQAVRLTDTAPAAPDGGDAPKSALTASVLAAKAGAERRALVLGAAAGTVGLLVGGGVGAALAGGDEDETTPAAPPGPAPAAKPLPGVPPAPLWAYRHAGDGSAQATAWRDRVLVVSDDKGCTGVDLRTGRRLWNQPAAASAGHRPVVAGDGLFVIGATHFLWLSPQDGTVRHRIAAPAHVSAVTGTEGPVVWFTGTAGAGTFLVAYDAVARKELWRAQVPNGRARNAVPRYQGVAVRPDGLLVRQDGGSLTPQQQKANKGRGLFALYDRTGGKRLWGKHFGTVHQSAPVFGDAAGRLFALAGPDLHAYDTRSGRQLWRAAGAAGEGSVHGGTLFVPTAGHRLFALDAASGATRWTRSTEAGSGGGQPRVLLTTGGRTALVLESTQVTAFSTADGSRLWKFQDAGGPDPVTGYRGVVAGRTAVVWRGRAFYGLPLGR, translated from the coding sequence ATGGAGGCACTGCGGGAGGCGCTGCAGGACGGGGATCCGCGCCGAATCGGCCCGTACACGACGCTGGCTCGGCTCCGCGCGACCGCGAGCGCCGTCCAGTACGTGGGGCGCGACGAGGCGGCCGGCGGCGAACCGGTGGTCCTCTCCCTCGCCCGGGAGGAGCTCGCGGCGCTGCCGGCGTTCCGCTCGCGATTCTCGGCGGAGGCGCGCACCGCGGAGGGGCTGGCGGGAGGATGGGTCACCGCCCCTCTCGACCTGTCCACGGACGGTTCCGAGCTGTGGACCGCGTACGCCTACGTGCCCGCTGTGACCCTCAGCGAGGCGATCGCCCTCGCCGGGCCGCTCCCGGAGCGTGCCGTACGGACGCTGGGCGCGGGGCTCGCCGAGACCCTGTCCCGCGTCCACGCGGCGGGCACGGTACTGCACGGTCTCGCCCCGGCGACCGTGCTGCTGGTCTCCGACGGGCCCCGGCTGTCGGCCTTCGGCGCCCTGGGCGCGGCCGCGCACGCCGAACCCGCCCCCGGCGGCGGGCTGTCCGTACGGCTGGGCTACCTCACCCCCGAGCAACTGGCCGGCGAGCCGCCCGGCACGGCCTCCGACCTCTTCGTCCTCGGCCTCCTCCTCGCCTATGCCGCCACCGGCACCACGCCGTTCCCGGACGGCCGGGCCATCGCCGGCGCCGCACCCGAACTGGACGGCGTTCCTGACCGGTTGCGGGACGTGGTGGCGTCCTGCCTCGCCAAGTCCCCCGCCGACCGGCCGACCGCGGGCGGCGCCGCGGCGGCGCTCGCCCTGGAAGGCGCGGCGGCGCTGGCGAAGGAGGGCTGGCTGCCGGAGCCGGTGCTGACGGCCCTGTCCGGTCAGGCCGACGCGGTGGCCCGGCTCGCCCGGGGCGACCGAGCGGCCGTCCCCCGGGACGCGTCGCCCGTCGCGCAGGCGCTGTCACCCGGCGGCACGGCGGGCGCGGAAGCTCCCCCGCAGGACGCCGACGCGAGCGGGCAGACATCCGCCACGGCCGTCATCCGCGAGGGCGGGCAGGCAACCGCCACGGCCGCCACCGACGCGAGCGGGCAGACAACCGCCACGGCACCGGGCGACGCGAGCGGGCAGGCAACCGCCACGGCACCGGGCGACGCGAGCGGGCAGGCAACCGCCACGGCACCGGGCGACGCGAGCGGGCAGGCAACCGCCACGGCACCGGGCGACGCGAGCGGGCAGGCAACCGCCACGGCACCGGGCGACGCGAGCGGGCAGGCAACCGCCACGGCACCGGGCGACGCGAGCCGCACCGCGCTGCCCGCGCAGGACGCGACCGGGCAGACAACCGCCACGGCACCGGGCGACGCGACCGGGCAGACAACCGCCACGGCACCGGGCGACGCGACCGGGCAGACAACCGCCACGGCACCGGGCGACGCGAGCCGCACCGCGCTGCCCGCGCAGGACGCGGGTGGGGGCCGCCCCGCGCCGCTCGCCGCCCCGTCCGGCGACGCGACCGGCGCCGGCCTTCCCCCGCAGGACGCCCCGGGCACGGGGCCTGAGGACGGACGCGGCCGGGACACCCCGGCCCTCTCCCCCGCCGACGTGCGCCGCGTCGACAGGGTGACTGCGGCGCTGGGCATTCCCCGGGTCCGGAGCGCCCCGGAGGACGCCACGGCAGGCCGGGCACGCTCGGCCGCGCCGGGTGTCCTGCCGGTAGGCGGGTCCCATGCTGCGACCATCGCGCCGGACGCCCCACCGGCCCACGGAGCCGAGCCGGTCACCGCCGCGCAGGGGGCCCTCCCTGCCGCGGCCCCCGACCCGGTGCCTCCGGCACCGGAGGCACCCGCCGGACAGGCGGTCCGGCTCACGGACACGGCCCCCGCCGCGCCGGACGGCGGCGACGCGCCCAAGTCCGCCCTCACCGCATCGGTGCTCGCGGCCAAGGCGGGCGCTGAGCGGCGGGCGTTGGTGCTAGGAGCCGCCGCGGGCACCGTCGGACTGCTGGTCGGGGGTGGCGTCGGCGCGGCGCTCGCGGGCGGGGACGAGGACGAGACGACGCCCGCCGCCCCGCCCGGGCCGGCTCCGGCCGCGAAGCCGCTGCCCGGTGTGCCGCCGGCGCCGCTGTGGGCGTACCGCCACGCCGGCGACGGCTCGGCACAGGCCACCGCCTGGCGCGACCGGGTGCTGGTCGTGTCGGACGACAAGGGCTGCACGGGTGTGGATCTGCGCACGGGCCGCCGGCTGTGGAACCAGCCCGCGGCCGCGAGCGCGGGACACCGCCCCGTGGTCGCGGGCGACGGCCTCTTCGTGATCGGTGCCACGCACTTCCTCTGGCTGTCGCCGCAGGACGGTACGGTCCGCCATCGGATCGCGGCGCCCGCGCATGTCAGCGCGGTGACGGGCACCGAGGGACCGGTGGTCTGGTTCACGGGGACTGCGGGCGCCGGGACGTTCCTCGTCGCCTACGACGCCGTCGCCCGGAAGGAGTTGTGGCGCGCCCAGGTCCCGAACGGCCGCGCCCGGAACGCCGTACCCCGGTACCAGGGTGTCGCGGTCCGCCCCGACGGACTCCTCGTACGGCAGGACGGCGGCTCGCTCACCCCCCAGCAGCAGAAGGCGAACAAGGGCCGCGGACTGTTCGCCCTCTACGACAGAACCGGCGGCAAGCGTCTGTGGGGCAAGCACTTCGGCACCGTCCACCAGAGCGCACCCGTCTTCGGCGATGCCGCGGGCCGGCTGTTCGCCCTCGCGGGACCGGATCTGCACGCCTACGACACCCGCAGCGGCAGGCAACTGTGGCGGGCCGCCGGCGCGGCGGGCGAGGGGAGCGTCCACGGCGGCACCCTCTTCGTGCCGACGGCCGGGCACCGGCTGTTCGCACTCGACGCGGCGTCCGGCGCCACGCGGTGGACGCGGTCGACGGAGGCCGGCAGCGGGGGCGGTCAGCCGCGCGTGCTGCTGACCACCGGCGGGCGTACCGCGCTGGTACTGGAGTCCACCCAGGTCACAGCGTTCTCCACGGCCGACGGCAGCCGGCTGTGGAAGTTCCAGGACGCAGGCGGCCCCGATCCGGTGACCGGCTACCGGGGCGTGGTGGCCGGTCGCACCGCCGTCGTGTGGCGCGGCCGGGCCTTCTACGGGCTGCCCCTCGGGCGCTGA
- a CDS encoding TetR family transcriptional regulator C-terminal domain-containing protein, whose translation MLGCVQAQVAQAAVSEPLAARLRVGYAALQDLLGGLIAEAGESGPVGDGAAMLDPQREARALLALSDGLTGHVLVGHLTAEAAEEALHVYVVGLRERLRTSRSGQDV comes from the coding sequence ATGCTGGGCTGCGTCCAGGCACAGGTCGCCCAGGCCGCCGTCAGCGAGCCACTCGCCGCCAGACTCAGAGTCGGTTACGCGGCTCTCCAGGACCTCCTCGGCGGCCTCATCGCGGAAGCCGGTGAGAGCGGCCCGGTCGGCGACGGTGCGGCGATGCTCGATCCGCAGCGTGAGGCCCGGGCCCTGCTCGCCCTCTCGGACGGCCTGACCGGCCATGTGCTCGTAGGGCACCTGACCGCCGAGGCGGCCGAGGAGGCCCTGCACGTGTACGTGGTCGGCCTCCGGGAACGCCTCCGCACCAGCCGTTCTGGACAGGACGTCTGA
- a CDS encoding coiled-coil domain-containing protein: MSQALTRLQDLFRQAAEASEAYSASRDMLVEQAAETGRLNTALADARSALARSRDEAGRLARRQYQGRTELSPYLRLLLARDPRSALEQGRLLSRAADSSRATIARLETRARRADTLAAASRRAFDEQRALAERQRAQRDTLRDRLNDVEEVLASLSPEELSVLAPES, translated from the coding sequence GTGTCCCAGGCCCTCACCCGGCTACAGGATCTGTTCCGGCAGGCGGCGGAAGCGAGCGAGGCGTACAGCGCCTCCCGGGACATGCTCGTCGAGCAGGCCGCCGAGACCGGACGGCTCAACACCGCCCTCGCCGATGCGCGCAGCGCCCTCGCCCGCAGCCGGGACGAGGCGGGACGGCTGGCCCGGCGGCAGTACCAGGGCAGGACCGAACTGTCCCCGTACCTCCGGCTCCTACTCGCCCGCGACCCTCGGAGCGCTCTGGAGCAGGGCCGTCTCCTGTCGCGCGCGGCGGACAGCAGTCGCGCGACGATCGCACGGCTGGAGACGCGAGCGCGCCGGGCGGACACACTGGCGGCGGCCTCCCGCCGGGCCTTCGACGAGCAGCGTGCCCTCGCCGAGCGGCAGCGCGCGCAACGGGACACGCTGCGGGACCGCCTGAACGACGTGGAGGAGGTGCTGGCCTCGCTCTCACCGGAGGAACTCTCCGTTCTGGCTCCGGAGTCCTAG
- a CDS encoding TetR/AcrR family transcriptional regulator, producing MTSSAPATRAYRRLSVEERRDQLLRAALTLFAHRAPEDVSLDDVAETAGVSRPLVYRYFPGGKQQLYEAALRSSADALVLCFAEAPAGPPTERLGRVLDRYLDFVDEHDAGFSALMRGGSVAETSRTCAIVDEVRRAAAEQILVHLGVPEPGARVRMMVRTWIAAVEAASLIWLDEDKRPSAGELRDWLVDHLVALLAATAATDEETAGVVRELLALETPSGPVGTLARRVLPLAGDAGHLLQDVSRK from the coding sequence ATGACCTCGAGTGCTCCCGCGACGCGCGCGTACCGGCGCCTGAGTGTGGAGGAGCGGCGTGACCAGCTCCTCCGCGCCGCCCTCACGCTGTTCGCACACCGGGCGCCGGAGGACGTGTCGCTCGACGACGTGGCCGAGACCGCCGGGGTGTCCAGGCCGCTCGTGTACCGGTACTTCCCGGGCGGCAAGCAGCAGTTGTACGAGGCCGCGCTGCGCAGCTCCGCAGACGCGCTCGTGCTGTGCTTCGCGGAAGCTCCCGCCGGACCGCCGACCGAACGGCTGGGCCGGGTCCTGGACCGCTACCTCGACTTCGTCGACGAGCACGACGCCGGGTTCAGCGCGCTGATGCGCGGCGGCAGCGTCGCCGAGACGTCCCGGACCTGCGCGATCGTGGACGAGGTGCGACGTGCGGCCGCCGAGCAGATCCTGGTCCACCTCGGCGTACCGGAACCCGGGGCGCGCGTGCGCATGATGGTGCGCACCTGGATCGCCGCGGTGGAGGCGGCCTCGCTGATCTGGCTGGACGAGGACAAGCGCCCGTCCGCCGGGGAGCTCCGGGACTGGCTCGTCGACCATCTCGTCGCCCTGCTCGCGGCGACCGCGGCCACGGACGAGGAGACCGCGGGCGTCGTCCGGGAACTGCTCGCCCTGGAGACCCCGTCCGGCCCGGTGGGGACGCTCGCCCGGCGGGTACTGCCCCTCGCGGGCGACGCCGGGCACCTGCTCCAGGACGTGTCGCGAAAGTAG
- a CDS encoding DUF742 domain-containing protein — protein MTSAAQPAPRLPVRGEGKRTARVRPYSLTGGRTRFGHVLLVETFVAALEAGEEWGLPAGGRGSRELTNGNLTTRVMPEMRAIVELCRRMRTVAEISALLKMPLGVVRVLLSDLADQGRIRVYGTGHGDGRPDRALLERVLSGLRRL, from the coding sequence GTGACGTCCGCCGCCCAACCCGCCCCCAGGCTTCCTGTCCGGGGTGAGGGCAAACGCACCGCCCGCGTCCGCCCTTACTCGCTCACCGGAGGCCGCACCCGCTTCGGCCACGTGCTCCTCGTCGAGACGTTCGTCGCGGCCCTGGAGGCGGGCGAGGAATGGGGTCTCCCCGCCGGAGGCAGGGGAAGCAGGGAGCTGACGAACGGCAACCTCACGACCCGTGTGATGCCGGAGATGCGGGCCATCGTCGAACTCTGCCGCCGGATGCGGACGGTCGCCGAGATCTCCGCGCTGCTGAAGATGCCCTTGGGCGTGGTCCGGGTGCTGCTCAGCGACCTCGCGGACCAGGGAAGAATACGCGTGTACGGCACCGGGCACGGCGACGGCCGCCCGGACCGCGCGCTGCTCGAAAGGGTGCTGAGTGGACTCCGCCGTCTCTGA
- a CDS encoding GTP-binding protein, translating into MDSAVSDLPTAPDDENVQAWQNDHTRAPIATKIVVAGGFGVGKTTFVGSVSEITPLQTEALMTQASEGTDDLTATPEKLTTTVAMDFGRITLDDDLVLYLFGTPGQQRFWFMWDDLVRGAIGAIVMADTRRLKDCFPALDYFESCGIPYVVAVNHFEGTPSYEAEDVREALTVPRHVPVVVMDARHRITVIESLLALVGHALDVTPE; encoded by the coding sequence GTGGACTCCGCCGTCTCTGACCTCCCCACCGCCCCGGATGACGAGAACGTACAGGCCTGGCAGAACGACCACACCCGCGCACCGATCGCCACCAAGATCGTTGTCGCGGGGGGCTTCGGCGTGGGCAAGACGACCTTCGTCGGATCGGTCTCCGAGATCACGCCCCTGCAGACCGAGGCGCTGATGACGCAGGCGAGCGAGGGGACCGACGATCTCACCGCCACGCCCGAGAAGCTCACCACGACCGTCGCGATGGACTTCGGACGGATCACCCTCGACGACGACCTCGTGCTGTACCTCTTCGGCACCCCGGGCCAGCAGAGATTCTGGTTCATGTGGGACGACCTGGTGCGCGGCGCGATCGGCGCGATCGTGATGGCCGACACCCGGCGGCTGAAGGACTGCTTCCCGGCACTCGACTACTTCGAGAGCTGCGGGATCCCGTACGTCGTCGCCGTCAACCACTTCGAGGGGACCCCGTCCTACGAGGCCGAGGACGTACGGGAGGCCCTGACCGTACCCCGGCACGTCCCGGTTGTGGTCATGGACGCACGCCACCGGATCACGGTGATCGAGTCACTGCTCGCACTCGTGGGCCACGCGCTCGACGTCACTCCCGAATAG
- a CDS encoding roadblock/LC7 domain-containing protein — translation MTATGTFGLSSEARNLHWLLGNLVEEVPGVRAVAVVSSDGLLLLSSDPARNAAPVTAPRQDGPRGSSADLATIVSGIGSLTIGAAKLMDGGGVKQTMVAMEEGSLFVMSISDGSLLGVDATADCDMSVVAYHMALFVGRAGHVLTPEVRSELRKSLESAK, via the coding sequence TTGACCGCGACAGGAACCTTCGGGCTGAGCAGTGAGGCCCGTAACCTTCACTGGCTGTTGGGCAACCTCGTCGAGGAGGTACCGGGGGTGCGCGCCGTCGCCGTCGTCTCGTCCGACGGGCTGCTCCTGCTCTCCTCCGACCCGGCCCGGAACGCCGCCCCCGTCACGGCACCCCGCCAGGACGGCCCGCGCGGTTCCAGTGCCGACCTCGCCACCATCGTCTCGGGCATCGGCAGCCTCACCATCGGTGCGGCCAAGCTCATGGACGGCGGCGGCGTCAAGCAGACCATGGTCGCGATGGAGGAGGGCAGCCTCTTCGTGATGTCGATCAGCGACGGCTCGCTGCTCGGCGTGGACGCCACCGCGGACTGCGACATGAGTGTCGTCGCGTACCACATGGCGCTCTTCGTGGGCCGCGCCGGACACGTACTCACCCCCGAAGTCCGCAGTGAGCTGCGCAAATCGTTGGAGAGCGCCAAGTGA
- a CDS encoding styrene monooxygenase/indole monooxygenase family protein, giving the protein MRKILIVGAGQSGLQLALGLQAQGYEVTLMSNRTADEIRSGRVMSTQCMFHTALQHERDLQINFWESQAPRIEGLGVSVAGPESQRLIDWVGKLDGYAQSVDQRLKMAGWMETFAQRGGQLVIHGAAVSDLDYFARAYDLVLVSAGKGELVSMFGRDASRSPYSEPQRALAVSYVHGLGPRPEHPEYDAVRCNLVPGVGELFIMPTLTLSGRADILFWEGVPGGPLDVFQGVKDPAEHLSLTLELMEKYTPWEYARATKVELTDANGTLAGRYAPTVRNPIGRLPGGGLVLGVADVVVANDPITGQGSNSASKCAASYLDSIVGHGDRPFDEEWMRTTFDGYWETAQHVTKWTNAMLGVPPEHVLNLIGAAGQLQPVADRFANGFDDPSDFENFFFDPERTSAYLASVGGATA; this is encoded by the coding sequence ATGCGGAAGATCCTCATTGTCGGCGCCGGTCAGTCCGGACTCCAGCTCGCCCTCGGACTCCAGGCCCAGGGCTACGAAGTCACCCTGATGTCCAACCGCACGGCGGACGAGATCCGGTCCGGCCGGGTCATGTCCACGCAGTGCATGTTCCACACCGCGCTCCAGCACGAGCGCGATCTTCAGATCAACTTCTGGGAGTCGCAGGCCCCGAGGATCGAGGGCCTGGGCGTCTCGGTGGCCGGTCCCGAGTCCCAGCGGCTGATCGACTGGGTCGGCAAGCTCGACGGCTACGCCCAGTCCGTCGACCAGCGGCTGAAGATGGCCGGCTGGATGGAGACCTTCGCCCAGCGCGGCGGCCAGCTCGTGATCCACGGCGCGGCCGTCTCCGACCTCGACTACTTCGCCCGCGCCTACGACCTGGTGCTCGTCTCGGCGGGCAAGGGCGAACTCGTCTCCATGTTCGGCCGCGACGCCTCGCGCTCCCCGTACAGCGAGCCCCAGCGCGCCCTCGCCGTCTCTTATGTCCACGGTCTCGGCCCGCGCCCCGAGCACCCCGAGTACGACGCGGTCCGCTGCAACCTGGTCCCGGGTGTCGGCGAGCTGTTCATCATGCCGACCCTGACCCTCTCGGGCCGTGCGGACATCCTGTTCTGGGAAGGGGTTCCGGGCGGCCCGCTCGACGTCTTCCAGGGCGTGAAGGACCCGGCCGAACACCTCTCCCTCACGTTGGAACTGATGGAGAAGTACACGCCGTGGGAGTACGCCCGCGCGACGAAGGTGGAGCTGACGGACGCCAACGGCACACTGGCCGGCCGCTACGCCCCGACCGTGCGCAACCCGATCGGCCGACTGCCCGGCGGCGGCCTGGTGCTCGGCGTCGCGGACGTGGTCGTCGCGAACGACCCGATCACCGGCCAGGGCTCCAACTCGGCCTCGAAGTGCGCAGCTTCCTACCTCGACTCGATCGTGGGGCACGGCGACAGGCCGTTCGACGAGGAGTGGATGCGGACGACGTTCGACGGCTACTGGGAGACGGCTCAGCACGTCACCAAGTGGACCAACGCGATGCTGGGCGTTCCGCCGGAGCACGTGCTCAACCTGATCGGCGCGGCGGGGCAGCTCCAGCCGGTCGCCGACCGCTTCGCGAACGGCTTCGACGACCCGTCGGACTTCGAGAACTTCTTCTTCGACCCCGAGAGGACGTCGGCGTACCTGGCCTCGGTCGGCGGTGCGACGGCCTGA